In a single window of the Mesoplodon densirostris isolate mMesDen1 chromosome 16, mMesDen1 primary haplotype, whole genome shotgun sequence genome:
- the SRSF6 gene encoding serine/arginine-rich splicing factor 6 — MPRVYIGRLSYNVREKDIQRFFSGYGRLLEIDLKNGYGFVEFEDSRDADDAVYELNGKELCGERVIVEHARGPRRDRDGYSYGSRSGGGGYSSRRTSGRDKYGPPVRTEFRLIVENLSSRCSWQDLKDFMRQAGEVTYADAHKERTNEGVIEFRSYSDMKRALDKLDGTEINGRNIRLIEDKPRTSHRRSYSGSRSRSRSRRRSRSRSRRSSRSRSRSISKSRSRSRSRSKGRSRSRSKGRKSRSKSKSKPKSDRGSRSRSRSRSKDEYEKSRSRSRSRSRSPKENGKGDIKSKSRSRSQSRSNSPLPAPPSKARSVSPPPKRASRSHSRSRSKSRSRSRSSSRD, encoded by the exons ATGCCGCGCGTCTACATAGGACGCCTGAGCTACAACGTCCGGGAGAAGGACATCCAGCGCTTTTTCAGTGGCTATGGCCGCCTTCTCGAAATAGACCTTAAAAATGG GTACGGCTTCGTGGAGTTCGAGGACTCCCGCGACGCCGACGACGCCGTTTACGAGCTGAACGGCAAGGAGCTCTGCGGCGAGCGCGTGATCGTGGAGCACGCCCGGGGCCCGCGCCGCGATCGTGACGGCTACAGCTACGGAAGCCGCA GTGGTGGAGGTGGATACAGCAGTCGGAGAACCTCTGGCAGAGACAAATATGGACCACCTGTACGCACAGAATTCAGGCTTATTGTAGAAAATCTTTCTAGTCGTTGCAGTTGGCAAGATTTAAAG GATTTCATGAGACAAGCAGGTGAAGTAACCTATGCGGATGCTCACAAAGAACGCACAAATGAAGGCGTCATTGAGTTTCGCTCCTACTCTGACATGAAGCGTGCTTTGGATAAGCTGGATGGTACGGAAATCAATGGGAGAAATATTAGACTAATTGAAGATAAACCACGAACAAGCCACAGGCGGTCTTATTCTGGAAGCAGATCGAG GTCACGGTCTAGAAGAAGGTCACGAAGTAGGAGTCGTAGGAGCAGCCGCAGTAGATCTCGAAGCATCTCAAAAAGTCGCTCCCG ATCCAGGTCTCGGAGCAAAGGTCGATCACGTTCTCGTTCAAAAGGCAGGAAATCTAGATCAAAAAGCAAATCTAAACCTAAGTCTGATCGAGGCTCCCGTTCGCGCTCTCGGAGCAGATCGAAGGATGAATATGAGAAATCTCGAAGCAGGTCTCGTTCTCGATCTCGTTCCCCCAAAGAAAATGGGAAAGGTGATATAAAGTCAAAATCCAGATCAAGGAGCCAGTCTCGTTCCAATTCACCCCTACCTGCTCCACCCTCAAAGGCCCGTTCTGTGTCCCCTCCACCAAAAAGAGCTTCAAGATCCCATTCTAGATCTCGTTCAAAGTCAAGGTCACGATCCAGATCGAGTTCCAGAGATTAA